A single Brienomyrus brachyistius isolate T26 chromosome 11, BBRACH_0.4, whole genome shotgun sequence DNA region contains:
- the plekho2 gene encoding pleckstrin homology domain-containing family O member 2: protein MMEDGVEWNSGSPGKAGWLKKCSGKFLGVYKDCYVQLERAEIGIYKNEDLQKCVERLPLENYEKCHELKSTFKKKNRLVLMRSPRSGNKVHDVKLQAQTPEEKEAWIKALSDAINGMKNNIFDEVKVEGRSLEHVTLTRPKGNQNRRPPTRIHLREGANVKSNGIMDSTSDTHRTATDGVTPEYSVKPPKPPCKSTETSKHNPDEEESPQHRLLKVDNALELIPEEEPLQQVTLDSGGDTKNQIDLTPHLPHKELKPPMPPSKNKKPSPVVEEEKMSYSDEQDASVETSSSSEEMAATLKSTPITPKKPVMHSDWKAVQAGVEWSAKGDSPGLNSASVPSSQETVKEHLLHLSEKLEKGAIKSASMGDLLSKVEDEEENVESFSITSLRNVIGELRSKVSQEVENTKKLLSTVSPREDGQLMGETSADSPQAELLAKALEKLQRADQFLREAESFEEFKSMEKNNKRTSW from the exons ATGATGGAAGAT GGTGTGGAGTGGAACTCAGGCAGTCCAGGAAAGGCGGGCTGGCTGAAAAAATGCTCCGGAAAGTTCCTTGGGGTCTACAAAGACTGCTACGTCCAATTGGAACGGGCAGAGATAGGGATCTACAAGAATGAG GACTTACAGAAGTGTGTTGAGAGGCTTCCGCTGGAGAACTACGAGAAATGCCATGAGCTGAAGAGCACCTTCAAGAAGAAGAACCGGCTGGTGTTAATGCGATCCCCCAGATCAGGGAATAAG GTCCACGATGTCAAGCTTCAAGCTCAAACTCCTGAAGAGAAAGAGGCTTGGATCAAGGCCCTCAGTGATGCTATCAACGGCATGAAAAATAACATCTTCGATGAG GTGAAGGTCGAGGGAAGGTCCTTAGAACATGTGACCCTGACACGACCTAAAGGAAACCAGAACCGAAGACCACCAACAAGGATTCATTTGCGGGAA GGTGCTAATGTCAAATCGAATGGGATTATGGATAGCACATCTGACACCCATCGCACTGCGACTGATGGGGTCACTCCAGAATACTCTGTGAAGCCCCCCAAGCCGCCATGTAAGTCTACTGAGACCTCAAAGCACAACCCTGACGAAGAGGAAAGTCCTCAGCACAGACTTCTGAAGGTGGATAATGCACTGGAGTTAATACCAGAGGAAGAGCCGCTACAGCAAGTCACACTGGACAGCGGGGGAGACACCAAGAACCAGATCGATTTGACTCCACATCTGCCACACAAAGAGCTGAAGCCTCCGATGCCTCCATCCAAAAACAAGAAGCCCAGTCCTGTTGTGGAAGAAGAAAAGATGTCGTACAGCGACGAGCAGGATGCAAGTGTAGAAACCAGCAGCAGCTCTGAGGAAATGGCGGCCACACTGAAGTCCACTCCGATTACTCCTAAGAAGCCCGTTATGCACTCAGATTGGAAGGCTGTACAAGCTGGGGTTGAATGGTCTGCAAAGGGTGACTCCCCAGGACTGAACTCAGCATCCGTCCCAAGTTCACAGGAAACCGTCAAGGAGCATTTATTGCATCTTTCAGAAAAACTGGAGAAGGGAGCGATAAAAAGTGCCtcaatgggagacctcctgtcCAAGGTAGAGGACGAGGAGGAGAACGTCGAGAGCTTCTCCATAACGTCCCTGAGGAACGTCATCGGTGAGCTGAGGAGCAAAGTGTCCCAGGAGGTCGAGAACACCAAGAAGCTTCTGAGCACCGTGTCCCCCAGGGAGGATGGCCAGCTGATGGGGGAGACCTCCGCAGATTCCCCCCAAGCCGAGCTGCTCGCCAAGGCTTtggagaagctgcagagggcAGACCAGTTcctgagagaggcagagagtttCGAAGAATTCAAATCCATGGAGAAGAATAACAAAAGAACAAGTTGGTAA